The Patescibacteria group bacterium genome window below encodes:
- a CDS encoding PD-(D/E)XK nuclease family protein gives MSQYYNARRTRNVFDPKSREPFRLSRSRLELFTECPRCFYLDRRMGIDRPPGFPFTLNSAVDALLKKEFDIHRAKHEAHPLMKKYKISAIPFAHEKMDAWRDSLRGGVTYLHEPTNFLVTGGVDDIWVNGDEELIVVDYKATSTTKEITLDEEYRAGYKRQMEIYQWLLRRNGFKVSDTGYFVYVNGKTDRAAFDGKLEFDVDILAYKGNDDWVEGKLIEAHKCLKSEEIPEAAVDCDYCNYRREAQSVEK, from the coding sequence ATGTCTCAATATTATAACGCTCGCCGAACGAGAAATGTTTTTGATCCAAAGTCGCGGGAACCGTTTAGACTAAGCCGTTCAAGATTGGAATTATTTACCGAATGCCCCAGATGTTTTTATCTTGATCGTCGGATGGGGATTGATCGCCCGCCGGGATTTCCTTTTACTTTAAATTCCGCGGTTGATGCGCTGCTCAAAAAAGAATTTGATATTCATCGAGCAAAACACGAAGCGCACCCATTGATGAAAAAATATAAAATTTCCGCGATCCCTTTCGCGCATGAAAAAATGGACGCCTGGCGCGATTCGCTTCGGGGCGGAGTTACATATCTCCACGAGCCAACAAATTTTTTAGTAACGGGCGGAGTTGATGATATCTGGGTGAATGGAGATGAGGAATTAATAGTGGTGGATTATAAAGCAACAAGCACGACGAAAGAAATTACTTTAGATGAAGAATATCGTGCGGGTTACAAACGGCAGATGGAAATTTACCAGTGGCTTTTGAGGCGAAATGGATTTAAAGTTTCAGACACGGGTTATTTTGTTTACGTAAATGGAAAAACCGATCGAGCGGCTTTTGATGGAAAATTGGAATTTGATGTGGATATTTTGGCATACAAGGGGAACGACGATTGGGTTGAAGGAAAATTAATTGAGGCGCATAAATGTTTGAAATCAGAAGAAATTCCCGAGGCGGCGGTCGATTGCGACTATTGCAATTATCGGCGGGAGGCGCAGAGCGTGGAAAAATAA